The proteins below come from a single Polymorphobacter fuscus genomic window:
- a CDS encoding SCO family protein: MTGRSLWIMLGVTALLAIGIAWMRFNAPPSGNLAGSSLGGAFALTNQDGKPVTDKDYAGQYRLIYFGYTFCPDVCPTDVGYISRGLADFEKGQPARGARVTPIFVTVDPERDDVAAVKAFTAAFHPRLVGLTGSPAAIDAARKAYGIYAKKVATSDPDNYLVDHFAVIYLFGPDGAPIAFLPHGSTPADVTAMLETYVR, encoded by the coding sequence ATGACCGGCCGCAGCCTGTGGATCATGCTCGGTGTCACCGCCTTGCTGGCGATCGGCATTGCCTGGATGCGCTTCAACGCGCCGCCTTCGGGCAATCTGGCCGGGTCGAGCCTGGGCGGCGCCTTTGCGCTGACCAACCAGGACGGCAAGCCGGTGACTGACAAGGATTACGCCGGCCAGTATCGGCTGATCTACTTCGGCTATACCTTCTGCCCGGATGTCTGCCCGACCGATGTCGGTTATATTTCCCGCGGTCTCGCCGATTTCGAAAAGGGGCAGCCGGCGCGCGGTGCACGTGTCACGCCGATCTTCGTCACCGTCGATCCGGAACGGGACGACGTGGCGGCGGTCAAGGCCTTCACCGCCGCCTTTCACCCGCGCCTTGTCGGGCTGACCGGCAGCCCGGCCGCCATCGATGCGGCGCGCAAGGCCTATGGCATTTATGCCAAGAAGGTCGCGACCAGCGACCCGGACAATTATCTCGTCGACCATTTCGCCGTAATCTACCTGTTCGGCCCCGATGGCGCGCCGATCGCCTTTCTGCCGCACGGCAGCACGCCGGCCGATGTGACGGCAATGCTCGAAACCTATGTCCGATAG
- a CDS encoding SH3 domain-containing protein, translating to MRTIRLSLLAALLTAAAPGLAAGEERADGTTTLPVPRFVSLKSNSAMMRSGPEERFPILWEYKRRGLPLEIIKEYKIWRQVRDPDGTIGWMNKSLLTGVRTGFVRDSVRTLYVAPDLQSRVAWRIEPGTVVTITLCENMWCRVSNDGRSGYILRNQLFGTYPNEVIGG from the coding sequence ATGCGTACGATCCGCCTTTCGCTGCTTGCCGCGCTGCTGACCGCCGCCGCCCCTGGCCTTGCCGCCGGGGAGGAGCGCGCCGACGGCACGACGACGCTGCCGGTGCCGCGCTTTGTCTCGCTGAAGTCCAATTCGGCGATGATGCGATCGGGGCCCGAGGAGCGCTTTCCCATCCTGTGGGAATATAAGCGGCGGGGGTTGCCGCTGGAAATCATCAAGGAATACAAGATCTGGCGCCAGGTGCGCGACCCCGATGGCACGATCGGCTGGATGAACAAATCGCTGCTCACCGGCGTGCGGACCGGCTTCGTCCGCGATTCGGTGCGCACCCTCTATGTCGCGCCCGACCTCCAGTCGCGCGTTGCCTGGCGGATCGAACCCGGCACGGTGGTGACGATCACCCTGTGCGAAAACATGTGGTGCCGGGTGTCGAACGATGGCCGATCGGGCTATATCCTGCGCAACCAGTTGTTCGGCACCTACCCCAATGAGGTCATCGGGGGGTAG
- a CDS encoding LamB/YcsF family protein, with translation MTTIDLNADLGEGYGPWTMGDDAAMLDVVSSANVACGGHASDPETMFRTLELAKARGVVTGAHPSYPDLAGFGRRRLPMPPAEIERFVAAQVGALIGVAALVGQPIAYVKPHGALANVAADEAPVAAAIVRAVRAIDPGLAVLAISGTVLERLARDAGVSVFSEVFADRGYAPAGTLVPRGTPGAMIADEGAAAARLFGFLDSGLMPTVGGDPVALAVDSVCIHGDSPHAVAMARHLRAAFVDRGIAIAPFLPR, from the coding sequence ATGACGACGATCGATCTCAACGCCGACCTCGGCGAAGGCTATGGCCCCTGGACGATGGGCGACGACGCGGCGATGCTCGATGTCGTCAGCAGCGCCAATGTCGCGTGCGGCGGCCACGCCAGCGATCCGGAAACGATGTTTCGAACGCTGGAACTGGCCAAGGCCCGCGGCGTCGTCACCGGCGCCCATCCGAGCTATCCCGATCTGGCCGGCTTCGGCCGGCGCCGGCTGCCGATGCCGCCGGCCGAGATCGAGCGTTTCGTCGCGGCACAGGTCGGCGCGCTGATCGGCGTCGCGGCGCTGGTCGGACAGCCGATCGCCTATGTGAAGCCGCATGGCGCGCTCGCCAATGTCGCCGCCGACGAGGCGCCCGTGGCGGCGGCGATCGTGCGGGCGGTGCGTGCCATCGATCCGGGCCTGGCCGTGCTGGCGATTTCGGGGACGGTGCTCGAACGCCTCGCCCGCGATGCCGGGGTGTCAGTGTTCAGCGAGGTTTTCGCCGATCGCGGCTATGCGCCGGCCGGGACATTGGTGCCGCGCGGCACGCCGGGGGCGATGATCGCCGATGAAGGCGCAGCCGCTGCCCGACTGTTCGGCTTTCTCGACAGCGGCCTGATGCCGACGGTCGGCGGCGATCCGGTGGCGCTGGCGGTCGATTCGGTCTGCATCCATGGCGACAGCCCGCACGCCGTGGCAATGGCACGGCATCTGCGCGCGGCGTTCGTCGATCGCGGCATCGCCATCGCGCCGTTCCTGCCGCGCTGA
- a CDS encoding YcgN family cysteine cluster protein — protein MSDRPFWETVPLNRMTRPQWESLCDGCGKCCVHKLEDDETGQLFPTNVACRLLDPRTAQCKDYPNRKAHVPECVRLTPSKLESIDWLPSSCAYLRVLNGQGLADWHPLVSGDPNSVHRAGISVRGKTVSEDDAGDLENHIIEEEL, from the coding sequence ATGTCCGATAGGCCCTTCTGGGAGACGGTGCCGCTGAACCGGATGACCCGGCCGCAGTGGGAAAGCCTGTGCGACGGTTGCGGCAAATGCTGCGTCCACAAGCTGGAGGATGACGAAACCGGGCAGTTGTTCCCGACCAACGTCGCCTGCCGCCTGCTCGATCCGCGCACCGCCCAATGCAAGGATTACCCCAACCGCAAGGCGCATGTGCCCGAATGCGTGCGGCTGACGCCATCGAAGCTGGAAAGCATCGACTGGCTGCCGTCGTCCTGCGCCTATCTGCGCGTCCTCAACGGCCAGGGGCTGGCCGACTGGCACCCGCTGGTCAGCGGCGACCCCAATTCGGTCCACCGAGCCGGCATTTCCGTGCGCGGCAAGACGGTCAGCGAAGACGATGCCGGTGACCTCGAGAACCATATCATCGAGGAAGAGCTCTGA
- a CDS encoding M48 family metallopeptidase, which translates to MRLRADPVQGVVRLGLPARGGAAAAAQLLADHQGWLCNQVARWPAPLPFVPGAAIPFDGGTLHLEWAPNNARTPRREGDLLFVGGPQSMLAGRALRWLKAAALAELTDATHRYAAMVARPVAQVRVADPRARWGSCATTAGRIAYSWRLILAPPMVRNNVVAHEVAHLVHPNHGPQFHALLRQLDPNERAARAWLKAHGAGLHWVGREEPGPQAPDPGR; encoded by the coding sequence GTGCGGCTGCGCGCCGACCCGGTGCAGGGCGTCGTCCGGCTCGGCCTGCCGGCGCGCGGCGGTGCGGCTGCGGCGGCGCAACTGCTCGCCGACCACCAGGGCTGGCTGTGCAACCAGGTGGCGCGCTGGCCGGCGCCGCTGCCCTTCGTGCCGGGTGCCGCGATTCCGTTTGACGGCGGCACGCTTCACCTCGAATGGGCGCCGAACAATGCCCGCACACCGCGCCGGGAGGGTGACCTGCTGTTCGTCGGCGGGCCGCAATCCATGCTCGCCGGCCGCGCCCTGCGCTGGTTGAAGGCGGCGGCGCTCGCCGAACTGACCGACGCCACCCACCGCTATGCCGCGATGGTCGCGCGGCCGGTCGCCCAGGTCCGCGTTGCCGACCCGCGGGCGCGCTGGGGCAGCTGCGCCACCACCGCCGGCCGCATCGCCTATAGCTGGCGGTTGATCCTGGCGCCGCCGATGGTCCGCAACAATGTCGTCGCGCACGAGGTCGCGCACCTGGTCCACCCCAATCATGGTCCGCAATTCCATGCGCTGCTGCGCCAGCTCGACCCGAACGAGCGCGCGGCGCGGGCGTGGTTGAAGGCGCATGGGGCAGGGCTGCATTGGGTTGGGCGGGAAGAACCGGGGCCTCAAGCCCCGGACCCCGGTCGATAG
- a CDS encoding ActR/PrrA/RegA family redox response regulator transcription factor encodes MASVPAETETAGIPLLLCDDDAPFRQRLQVMLTRKGFAVTAVGSLAEARVEAAKLRPSHAVVDMRLDDGNGLDLVTELRALSPDVRIVVLTGYGNLATAVAAVKAGAVDYLAKPADPEDIVRALSAEAGARPEAPPEPMSADRVRWEHIQRVYELCDRNVSETARRLKMHRRTLQRILAKRSPK; translated from the coding sequence ATGGCAAGCGTTCCAGCCGAAACCGAAACCGCGGGCATCCCGCTGCTGCTGTGCGACGACGACGCGCCCTTCCGGCAACGTCTGCAGGTGATGCTGACGCGCAAGGGCTTCGCCGTCACCGCCGTCGGCAGCCTGGCCGAAGCACGGGTGGAAGCGGCAAAGCTGCGCCCCAGCCACGCCGTGGTCGACATGCGGCTCGATGATGGCAACGGGCTCGACCTGGTCACGGAACTGCGGGCGCTGTCACCCGATGTGCGGATCGTCGTGCTGACCGGCTATGGCAACCTCGCCACCGCTGTCGCCGCGGTAAAGGCCGGCGCGGTCGATTATCTCGCCAAGCCGGCCGATCCCGAGGACATCGTCCGCGCCCTCAGCGCCGAAGCGGGCGCCCGCCCGGAAGCGCCGCCGGAGCCGATGTCGGCCGACCGGGTGCGCTGGGAGCACATCCAGCGCGTCTATGAACTCTGCGACCGCAATGTGTCGGAAACCGCGCGCCGGCTGAAGATGCACCGGCGGACGTTGCAGCGGATTTTGGCGAAGCGGTCCCCGAAGTAG
- a CDS encoding ankyrin repeat domain-containing protein: MWRMGRMMRGLGMIAALVGLAAAQPAAAQFSDAYNFLKAVRDKDGGKATQFLDKPGNTIVNIRDNDTGDTALHIVTRRSDLPWMGFMIGKGANVNAKDGEGSTPLIIAAISRFSEGIDLLLKAKAQPDVQNRLGETALLKAVQNRDTTSAKLLIDAGANPDIADSSGISARSAATGDPRAAAIARMLKDVAVRTNRPVQGPTR; this comes from the coding sequence ATGTGGCGCATGGGACGCATGATGCGCGGTCTTGGCATGATTGCCGCACTGGTCGGGCTGGCAGCGGCACAGCCGGCCGCAGCGCAGTTTTCCGACGCTTATAATTTTCTGAAGGCCGTGCGCGACAAGGATGGCGGCAAGGCCACGCAGTTTCTCGACAAGCCGGGGAACACCATCGTCAACATCCGCGACAATGACACCGGCGATACCGCGCTGCACATCGTTACCCGCCGCAGCGACTTGCCGTGGATGGGGTTCATGATCGGCAAGGGGGCCAACGTCAACGCCAAGGACGGCGAAGGCAGCACACCGCTGATCATCGCCGCGATCTCGCGCTTTTCCGAAGGCATCGACCTGTTGCTCAAGGCCAAGGCCCAGCCCGATGTCCAGAACCGGCTGGGCGAGACCGCGCTGCTGAAGGCGGTGCAGAACCGCGACACGACATCGGCCAAGCTGCTGATCGACGCCGGCGCCAACCCCGACATCGCCGACAGCAGCGGCATATCGGCCCGCTCCGCCGCCACCGGCGACCCGCGCGCGGCAGCGATCGCACGGATGCTGAAGGACGTCGCGGTGCGCACGAACCGGCCGGTGCAGGGGCCCACGCGTTAG
- a CDS encoding shikimate kinase, with the protein MECDAKIPPPEPERAALLRAAAARPITLVGLMGVGKTTIGRRLAARLDLPFVDADTEIETASGMAVSEIFARFGEAHFRDGERRVIARLIDGAPKVIATGGGAFIQDDTRALILARTLAVWLDADVATLVERVRRRDTRPLLKDRDPAEVLTELAAVRNPIYAQAPIHVGSRRGPHVETVDTILAALAAANADISR; encoded by the coding sequence ATGGAGTGCGACGCAAAAATCCCCCCGCCGGAGCCGGAGCGCGCGGCCCTGTTGCGCGCCGCCGCTGCCCGGCCGATCACGCTGGTGGGGTTGATGGGGGTCGGCAAGACGACCATCGGCCGCCGGCTGGCGGCGCGGCTCGACCTGCCCTTTGTCGATGCCGATACCGAGATCGAGACCGCCAGCGGCATGGCCGTGTCCGAAATTTTCGCGCGCTTTGGGGAGGCGCATTTTCGCGACGGCGAGCGCCGCGTCATCGCGCGGCTGATCGATGGCGCGCCCAAGGTGATTGCCACCGGCGGCGGTGCCTTCATCCAGGACGATACCCGTGCGCTGATCCTGGCGCGCACGCTCGCGGTGTGGCTCGATGCCGATGTCGCGACCTTGGTCGAGCGGGTGCGGCGCCGCGATACCCGGCCATTGCTGAAGGACCGCGACCCGGCCGAAGTGCTGACCGAACTCGCCGCCGTCCGCAACCCGATTTACGCTCAGGCGCCCATTCATGTCGGCAGCCGGCGCGGGCCGCATGTCGAAACCGTCGATACCATTCTCGCCGCGCTCGCTGCGGCCAATGCGGATATCAGCCGATGA
- a CDS encoding host attachment family protein, with protein sequence MLIPHGTIVAVADGEILNLFRNGGDEAGPKLTPIPDADISSDNKGSGGRHQSSSANPDDSQQNEDGFAAGIAAMLNKRVLDGKIENLIIVAAPRTLGELRKHYHKSLSAILLGEVAKDLTGHSVADVEKSLAAA encoded by the coding sequence ATGCTTATCCCCCATGGCACCATTGTCGCCGTCGCCGACGGCGAGATCCTGAACCTGTTCCGCAACGGCGGCGATGAAGCCGGACCGAAGTTGACGCCCATCCCCGACGCCGACATTTCGAGCGACAACAAGGGTTCGGGCGGACGCCACCAGTCGAGCAGCGCCAACCCCGACGACAGCCAGCAGAACGAGGACGGTTTTGCCGCGGGCATCGCCGCCATGCTCAACAAGCGCGTTCTCGACGGCAAGATCGAAAACCTGATCATCGTCGCCGCACCGCGGACGCTGGGCGAGCTGCGCAAACATTATCACAAGTCGCTTTCGGCGATCCTGCTCGGCGAAGTCGCCAAGGACCTGACCGGTCATTCGGTCGCCGATGTCGAAAAGAGCCTCGCTGCCGCCTGA
- a CDS encoding 2-hydroxyacid dehydrogenase gives MAPPPTRPQARPRPKVIVTRRLPQLVETRMAELFDVELNLSDEPMTAAALADAAGRCDVLVPTVTDEIDAAVFANSGRLKLLANFGVGVDHIDLGAARAAGVVVTNTPGVLTDDTADMVMALILGVPRRLAEGEKLVRAGEWNGWSPTGMLGHRITGKRLGIIGMGRIGRAVATRARAFGLTVHYHNRHRLPAEVESALEATWWDNLDAMLARVDIITINCPHTAETHHLVGERQFALMQRQAYIINAARGEIVDENALCEALTAGRIAGAGLDVFENEPAIDPRLLDLPGVVLVPHMGSATFEGRQAMGEKVIANIRVWADGHRPLDQVLEGWA, from the coding sequence ATGGCACCCCCTCCCACCCGTCCCCAGGCGCGACCGCGGCCCAAGGTGATCGTCACCCGCCGGCTGCCGCAGCTGGTGGAAACGCGGATGGCGGAACTGTTCGATGTCGAACTCAACCTGAGCGACGAACCGATGACCGCCGCCGCGCTGGCAGACGCCGCAGGCCGCTGCGACGTGCTGGTGCCGACGGTGACCGACGAGATCGACGCCGCCGTCTTCGCCAATTCCGGCCGCTTGAAACTTCTCGCCAATTTCGGCGTGGGTGTCGATCATATCGATCTCGGCGCCGCGCGGGCGGCCGGGGTTGTCGTCACCAATACGCCCGGCGTGTTGACCGACGACACCGCCGACATGGTGATGGCGCTGATCCTGGGCGTCCCGCGCCGGCTGGCCGAAGGTGAAAAGCTGGTCCGCGCCGGCGAATGGAACGGCTGGTCGCCAACCGGCATGCTCGGCCACCGCATCACCGGCAAGCGGCTCGGCATCATCGGCATGGGGCGTATCGGCCGCGCCGTCGCCACGCGCGCCCGCGCCTTCGGCCTGACCGTCCATTACCACAACCGCCACCGCCTGCCCGCCGAAGTCGAAAGCGCGCTGGAAGCGACATGGTGGGACAATCTCGATGCCATGCTGGCGCGGGTCGACATCATCACCATCAACTGCCCGCACACCGCCGAAACCCACCATCTGGTCGGTGAACGGCAATTCGCGCTGATGCAGCGGCAGGCCTATATCATCAATGCCGCGCGCGGCGAGATCGTCGACGAGAACGCGCTGTGCGAGGCGCTGACGGCGGGGCGGATCGCCGGCGCCGGGCTCGACGTGTTCGAAAACGAGCCGGCAATCGACCCGCGGCTGCTCGATCTGCCCGGGGTCGTGCTGGTGCCGCACATGGGCAGCGCCACGTTCGAAGGCCGGCAGGCGATGGGAGAAAAGGTGATCGCCAACATCCGCGTCTGGGCGGACGGGCACCGGCCCCTGGACCAGGTTCTGGAAGGTTGGGCGTAG
- a CDS encoding tyrosine recombinase, translated as MTPGSDAGLIALFLDMLAAERGAARNTLLAYGRDLEQASGWLGGGLADADAQALTRLSGHWAGLARSSGARKASAVRQFFAFLAAEGLRADNPARDLASAQAARPLPKSLDPADVGRLFAVLDARLHADPDPRTLRLAALVELLYGSGLRATELVSLPRHAVRPGRGFLVVLGKGDKERLVPIGSRADAAVAAHAAHVPADSRYLFPSRGGHLHRLRLYQLVKELAADAGIPPERVSPHVLRHAFATHLLEGGADLRTLQTLLGHADIATTQIYTHVAARALVELVNARHPLGNGARPVA; from the coding sequence GTGACGCCGGGATCCGACGCCGGCCTGATCGCCCTGTTTCTCGACATGCTGGCGGCCGAGCGCGGCGCCGCGCGCAACACCCTGCTCGCCTATGGCCGCGATCTCGAACAGGCGAGCGGCTGGCTGGGTGGCGGCCTCGCCGATGCCGATGCCCAGGCCTTGACCCGCCTGTCCGGCCATTGGGCCGGGCTGGCGCGGTCGAGCGGGGCGCGCAAGGCATCGGCGGTGCGGCAGTTCTTCGCCTTTCTCGCCGCCGAAGGGCTGCGCGCGGACAATCCGGCGCGCGACCTCGCCAGCGCCCAGGCCGCGCGGCCGTTGCCGAAGTCGCTGGACCCCGCCGATGTCGGCCGGCTGTTCGCGGTGCTGGACGCGCGGCTGCACGCCGATCCCGACCCGCGCACGCTGCGGCTCGCAGCACTGGTCGAGCTCCTCTATGGTTCGGGGCTGCGCGCCACCGAGCTGGTGTCGCTGCCGCGCCACGCGGTGCGCCCGGGGCGCGGGTTCCTCGTCGTTCTCGGCAAGGGTGACAAAGAACGGCTGGTGCCGATCGGCAGCCGCGCCGATGCCGCCGTGGCGGCCCATGCCGCCCATGTACCGGCCGATTCGCGTTATTTGTTCCCGTCGCGCGGCGGGCATTTGCACCGGTTGCGGCTGTACCAGCTGGTCAAGGAACTCGCCGCCGACGCCGGCATCCCGCCGGAACGGGTGTCGCCGCATGTGCTGCGCCACGCCTTTGCGACGCATCTGCTGGAAGGCGGCGCCGACCTGCGGACGTTGCAGACGCTGCTCGGCCATGCCGATATCGCGACGACGCAGATCTACACCCATGTCGCGGCGCGGGCGCTGGTCGAGCTGGTGAATGCCCGCCACCCGCTCGGCAACGGCGCCCGGCCCGTGGCATGA
- a CDS encoding 5-oxoprolinase subunit B family protein — MAPTVQPVGDTAVLLGFGDAIDPAVFDGILALEAAIIADPPPGLVETVPAYVTLLIVFDPLVTDGETIAAAALARTGTARPTTGALHWIAMCSDAHLAPDLADVADRVAMPAADVLAAHFATEYRVYMYGFAPGYAYMDGVVPALQLPRKPVPVRSRPTGSVMIAGGQCLITTLPMPTGWWVIGATTTQVLRPDGFLFQPGDRVRFTPQPRADFDARI, encoded by the coding sequence ATGGCCCCGACCGTACAGCCGGTCGGTGACACGGCCGTCCTGCTCGGCTTTGGCGACGCCATCGACCCGGCGGTGTTCGACGGCATCCTGGCGCTGGAGGCCGCGATCATCGCCGATCCGCCACCGGGCCTTGTCGAAACCGTTCCCGCCTATGTGACGCTGCTGATTGTCTTCGATCCGCTGGTCACCGATGGCGAGACGATCGCCGCAGCAGCGCTGGCGCGCACCGGGACGGCGCGGCCGACGACAGGTGCGCTGCACTGGATCGCGATGTGCAGCGACGCCCATCTGGCCCCCGACCTTGCCGATGTCGCCGACCGGGTCGCGATGCCGGCCGCCGATGTGCTCGCCGCGCATTTCGCCACCGAATATCGCGTCTACATGTACGGCTTTGCCCCCGGCTATGCCTATATGGACGGCGTCGTGCCGGCGTTGCAGCTGCCGCGCAAGCCGGTGCCGGTGCGCAGCCGGCCGACGGGATCGGTGATGATCGCCGGCGGCCAGTGCCTGATCACCACCCTGCCGATGCCGACCGGCTGGTGGGTGATCGGCGCGACGACCACACAGGTGCTGCGGCCCGACGGCTTCCTGTTCCAGCCCGGCGACCGGGTGCGCTTCACCCCCCAGCCGCGCGCCGACTTCGACGCCAGAATATGA
- a CDS encoding ActS/PrrB/RegB family redox-sensitive histidine kinase, protein MERPSIAASAFDRPGVRVRTLATLRWIAISGQFATLIVVGLYLRFPLPWPSLLAAVLASAVLNIGLTTLYGRNARLEGRDLVLHLAFDLLQAGVLLLLTGGLSNPFAVLLIVPVTIAATLLPARQMGYLGVFAGVVLVVLWFWAKPLPWAGPPIEFPEVYQWGVAVSLALAIGFLAIYLWMVSAEARDRARALVATEAALTRESRMSALGSLAAAAAHELGGPLGTITLVARSLSDALGDDPEFGEDIRLLESEAARSRAILIRIAKRAEAEDPFAELGLDVLLHEVAHAVTPARVPIRVVAPTPQPLVRRSPELLHGLQNLVANAIRHAGSAVELHAASTMSEVRITVLDDGAGFADNILPQLGEPDLGPSHSGSGGTGLGIFIATTLIERTGGRLAFSNRNNGGAQVDVRWPRSHIEAAHQE, encoded by the coding sequence ATGGAACGACCGTCGATTGCAGCCAGCGCCTTTGACCGGCCGGGCGTACGCGTTCGCACCCTGGCGACGCTGCGCTGGATCGCCATTTCGGGGCAGTTCGCGACGCTGATCGTCGTCGGCCTGTATCTGCGCTTTCCCCTGCCCTGGCCGTCGCTTCTTGCCGCGGTGCTGGCGTCGGCGGTGCTCAACATCGGCCTGACGACGCTTTATGGCCGCAACGCCCGGCTTGAGGGGCGCGACCTCGTCCTGCACCTGGCTTTCGACCTGTTGCAGGCCGGTGTGCTGCTGCTGTTGACCGGCGGCCTGTCCAACCCCTTCGCCGTGCTGCTGATCGTGCCGGTGACCATTGCCGCCACGCTGCTGCCGGCACGGCAGATGGGCTATCTGGGGGTCTTTGCCGGGGTGGTGCTGGTGGTGCTGTGGTTCTGGGCCAAGCCGCTGCCCTGGGCCGGGCCGCCGATCGAGTTCCCCGAAGTCTATCAATGGGGGGTCGCGGTGTCGCTGGCGCTCGCCATCGGCTTTCTCGCCATCTATCTCTGGATGGTCTCCGCCGAGGCGCGCGACCGGGCGCGGGCGCTGGTCGCGACCGAAGCCGCGCTGACTCGCGAATCGCGCATGTCGGCGCTCGGCAGCCTGGCGGCGGCTGCCGCGCACGAGCTTGGCGGCCCGCTCGGCACCATCACATTGGTCGCCCGCAGCCTGTCCGACGCGCTGGGTGACGACCCGGAATTCGGCGAGGATATCCGCCTGCTCGAATCCGAAGCGGCGCGCAGCCGCGCCATCCTCATTCGGATTGCCAAGCGCGCCGAAGCCGAGGACCCGTTCGCCGAACTGGGCCTCGATGTCCTGCTCCACGAAGTCGCCCATGCGGTCACGCCGGCGCGGGTGCCGATCCGCGTTGTCGCCCCGACCCCGCAGCCGCTGGTGCGGCGGTCGCCCGAGCTGCTGCACGGGTTGCAGAACCTGGTCGCCAACGCCATCCGCCACGCCGGATCGGCGGTGGAACTCCACGCCGCATCGACCATGAGCGAAGTCCGCATTACCGTTCTCGACGACGGCGCCGGCTTTGCCGACAATATTCTGCCCCAGCTGGGGGAACCCGATCTGGGGCCCTCGCATTCCGGGTCGGGCGGCACCGGCCTTGGCATTTTCATCGCAACGACCCTCATCGAACGCACGGGCGGCCGACTGGCGTTCAGCAATCGCAACAACGGCGGCGCCCAGGTGGACGTGCGCTGGCCGCGATCCCATATCGAAGCGGCCCATCAGGAGTGA
- a CDS encoding biotin-dependent carboxyltransferase family protein, translating into MTSAVLLVEQAGPLTTIQDAGRFGHLRHGVSWSGPVEPLGFAAARTAIASRGAAIELSHGGIALRCVEGAVTFALAGGDFTATIDGAPLGGWTTGVLTAGARLVVRDGAAGNWATLALGGVPNCPAWLGSSATLALAGLGGGRLVVGDRLTVDADPIGDAVARPFAPPPAETGPIRVVLGPQLDAFAPETVAALTGADFTAAPAFDRMGMVLTGPPLVPLALTMLSSPTIRGAIQVNGAGTATILLADHQTTGGYPRIATVISADLPRAAQLRPGQPLRFVAISAAEAVAIARAAALRRTEWLKRVATADTLLDRLLAANLIDGVVDAREE; encoded by the coding sequence ATGACCAGCGCCGTGCTTCTCGTCGAACAGGCGGGGCCGCTGACGACGATCCAGGACGCCGGGCGCTTCGGCCATCTGCGTCACGGCGTCAGCTGGTCGGGGCCGGTCGAGCCGCTGGGCTTTGCCGCCGCCCGCACCGCCATCGCCAGCCGCGGTGCCGCGATCGAATTGTCGCACGGCGGCATTGCGCTGCGCTGTGTCGAAGGCGCGGTGACGTTCGCGTTGGCCGGCGGCGATTTCACGGCGACGATCGATGGTGCGCCGCTGGGTGGCTGGACGACGGGCGTGCTGACCGCAGGCGCGCGGCTGGTGGTGCGCGATGGTGCGGCCGGCAACTGGGCGACGCTGGCGCTGGGCGGCGTCCCAAATTGCCCGGCGTGGCTCGGCAGCAGCGCGACGCTGGCACTGGCCGGGCTGGGCGGCGGGCGGTTGGTCGTCGGCGACCGGCTGACGGTCGACGCCGACCCGATCGGCGACGCCGTTGCCCGTCCGTTCGCACCGCCGCCGGCGGAGACCGGCCCGATCCGCGTCGTCCTCGGCCCGCAGCTCGACGCCTTTGCGCCCGAAACTGTCGCGGCGCTGACCGGCGCGGACTTCACCGCCGCGCCGGCGTTCGACCGGATGGGGATGGTCCTCACCGGGCCGCCGCTGGTGCCGCTGGCGCTGACGATGTTGTCATCCCCCACCATCCGCGGTGCCATACAGGTCAATGGCGCCGGCACCGCGACGATCCTGCTTGCCGACCACCAGACCACCGGTGGCTATCCGCGCATCGCCACGGTGATCAGCGCCGACCTGCCGCGCGCCGCGCAACTGCGCCCCGGCCAGCCCTTGCGCTTCGTCGCGATCAGCGCCGCCGAGGCGGTGGCAATCGCCCGCGCCGCCGCCTTGAGACGTACGGAATGGCTGAAGAGGGTCGCTACCGCCGATACGCTGCTCGACCGACTGCTAGCCGCCAATCTCATCGACGGCGTGGTCGACGCGCGCGAAGAATGA